A stretch of the Methanomassiliicoccus luminyensis B10 genome encodes the following:
- the cobS gene encoding adenosylcobinamide-GDP ribazoletransferase → MSAVKAQFSLFTILPVNASMEDVDELSRNFWTAPLIGLFYGLIAGSLFWLLHDVFGGLVSATIVILVVHMLNRFLHFDGLIDLGDGLVATGTQEKRLAAMKDTRVGAGGVSYGVMFTLLIVASLASLPGVAGLLFFVPLAMEVLAKNGLVSAASLGREREGLGSPFVKNAGTSAMLMSTALSFAIVMLLAILFVAPRSGFLVAIFLAFCMVLASVVAGVVVSVIATRAFGCVNGDVMGATNELSKAAVLLATLAVLAWL, encoded by the coding sequence CTGAGCGCGGTAAAGGCGCAGTTCTCGCTGTTCACCATCCTGCCGGTGAACGCCTCGATGGAGGATGTGGACGAGCTCTCGCGCAACTTCTGGACGGCGCCGCTGATCGGCCTGTTCTACGGACTGATCGCGGGCAGCCTGTTCTGGTTGCTGCACGATGTCTTCGGCGGCCTGGTGTCCGCGACCATCGTAATCCTGGTCGTGCACATGCTCAATCGCTTCCTGCACTTCGACGGCCTCATTGACCTCGGCGACGGCCTCGTCGCCACCGGAACGCAGGAGAAGAGGCTGGCGGCGATGAAGGACACCCGGGTGGGCGCCGGCGGGGTCAGCTACGGCGTGATGTTCACGCTGCTCATCGTAGCGTCCCTCGCCTCCCTGCCGGGGGTGGCCGGGCTGCTGTTCTTCGTCCCCCTGGCCATGGAGGTCCTGGCCAAGAACGGCCTGGTATCGGCGGCGTCCCTGGGCAGAGAGAGGGAGGGGCTGGGCAGCCCCTTCGTCAAGAACGCCGGTACCTCCGCCATGCTGATGTCCACGGCCCTGTCGTTCGCCATCGTCATGCTCCTGGCCATCCTGTTCGTCGCTCCCCGGTCCGGGTTCCTGGTAGCGATCTTCCTGGCCTTCTGCATGGTCCTCGCCAGCGTGGTGGCCGGGGTGGTGGTGTCGGTGATAGCGACCCGCGCCTTCGGCTGCGTCAACGGCGATGTGATGGGCGCCACGAACGAACTGTCCAAGGCGGCGGTGCTCCTGGCCACCCTGGCGGTGCTGGCGTGGCTGTAG